The following nucleotide sequence is from Barnesiella viscericola DSM 18177.
AACTGCGGTGCCATCCCCGAGGGAACGATTGACTCCGAACTGTTCGGTCACGAAAAGGGGGCCTTCACAGGCGCCTTGTCGGCCCGCAAGGGTTATTTCGAGGAGGCCGACGGCGGTACCATCTTTCTCGACGAGGTGGGAGAACTGCCCCTCACCACACAGGCCCGGTTGCTGCGTGTGCTCGAAAGCGGCGAGTTTCTCAAAGTAGGCTCCTCGACGGTACTGAAAACCAACGTGCGCATCGTGGCAGCCACCAACCTCGACATGGTCAAGGCGGTGTCGGAGGGGAAATTCCGCGAAGATCTCTACTACCGGCTCAGCACCATACACATCGAGATACCGCCCTTGCGCGAACGGGGCGACGATATTCTGCTGCTCTTCCGCAAATTCTCGACCGACTTTGCCGAACGCTACCGCATGCCTGTCATTCAACTCACCGACGATGCCCGCAACGTATTGCTCAACTACCGCTGGCCGGGTAACGTGCGCCAGCTGAAAAACATCACCGAGCAGCTCTCTATCTTCGAGACCAACCGCGAGGTCGACGGCGCTACCTTGCAGGGCTATCTGCCCCAGTACAATATCGAAAAGTTACCGGCCCGCTCCACCCCTACCGAGCAAGACCGCACCTTCTTCGAGAAGGAGCGCAAGATGCTCTACAAGACACTCTTTGAGATGCAGAAGGAGTTGGCCGACCTGCATGCCAAGGTCGAAGAACTCACCAAGGGGCAACCGGTACAAACGACAACGATTACCCCGTCGACCCAATCGGTTACCGTAGCCCGTTCCATGGCACTCACACCCGTCACGACGGCTATCCCCGTCCATGTACCGTCGCCCAAAAGCAAAACCATCGACGAGACCGAAGGCGAGGTTATCCCCAATGAGGCCGAATATGTGGAGGAGCAACCTACCACGCTCGAAGATACCGAAAAGGAGACCATTCGCAAAGCCTTGATACGCAACCACGGGAAGCGCAAAAAGACGGCCGAGGAGCTGAAAATCTCGGAGCGCACCCTCTACCGCAAAATCAAGGAGTATAACTTAGAATAAGATAGAACAGAGAGTCTTAATGCCTATGAAACGGATTATCACCATGCTGCTCGTCGTGCTCTCGTCATGCAGCATCTCCTATAAGTTCAACGGAGCCTCGATCAACTACGACACGACCAAAACCATATCGATTGCCAACTTCCCCATCAAGGCGGCCTTGGTATATCCGCCGTTGGAGGAGTTGTTTACCAACTCGTTGAAAAACGCCTATACCCGCCAGACCCGTCTGCAAATCGTCAACAGCAACGGCGATCTGCAACTCGAAGGCGAGATTACCAACTACGACCTCACCCCCCAGGCCGTTACCGAGAATGCCTATGCCTCGCAAACGCGGCTCACCATCACGGTGCGGGTGCGGTTTACCAACACCAAGGATCCCCAATTCGACCTGGACCAGAGTTTCTCGGGCTATAAGGACTTTTCA
It contains:
- a CDS encoding sigma-54 interaction domain-containing protein, which gives rise to MIPAEVQQTKQRFGIIGNAPGLIRAITRALQIAPIDLAVLITGESGAGKEFFPQIIHANSSRKHGKYIAVNCGAIPEGTIDSELFGHEKGAFTGALSARKGYFEEADGGTIFLDEVGELPLTTQARLLRVLESGEFLKVGSSTVLKTNVRIVAATNLDMVKAVSEGKFREDLYYRLSTIHIEIPPLRERGDDILLLFRKFSTDFAERYRMPVIQLTDDARNVLLNYRWPGNVRQLKNITEQLSIFETNREVDGATLQGYLPQYNIEKLPARSTPTEQDRTFFEKERKMLYKTLFEMQKELADLHAKVEELTKGQPVQTTTITPSTQSVTVARSMALTPVTTAIPVHVPSPKSKTIDETEGEVIPNEAEYVEEQPTTLEDTEKETIRKALIRNHGKRKKTAEELKISERTLYRKIKEYNLE
- a CDS encoding LptE family protein — encoded protein: MKRIITMLLVVLSSCSISYKFNGASINYDTTKTISIANFPIKAALVYPPLEELFTNSLKNAYTRQTRLQIVNSNGDLQLEGEITNYDLTPQAVTENAYASQTRLTITVRVRFTNTKDPQFDLDQSFSGYKDFSSTQMLTDVQDELIQQITDELVDQIFNATVANW